A part of Saccharomonospora amisosensis genomic DNA contains:
- a CDS encoding alpha/beta hydrolase family protein, whose amino-acid sequence MPDRGPMRGTAAGVPFVALPPADDRTAAPLVVAWHLMSPPRSEQAMSAALPMAGLAAWRVYLGLPMSGERAPAAGEEEFFRLAAQDYVLNVAEPVTEQAAAEFPAVVAELRQRLSAADTPVGVLGGSAGATVALEVMARQDVPVDAAALVSPVTQLAPAVAANERNYGVTYHWSERSRAVARRYDFVRRAEELTGHVLLVVGERDDIAFREPASALRDALGERARLVVIPGMEHALAEEPGIEQAPQTEHAALVDAEVTEWFRARLG is encoded by the coding sequence ATGCCTGACCGTGGACCGATGCGAGGAACGGCCGCGGGTGTGCCGTTCGTGGCACTGCCGCCCGCCGACGACAGGACTGCCGCGCCACTGGTCGTGGCATGGCACCTGATGTCCCCGCCTCGCAGCGAGCAAGCCATGTCGGCCGCGCTTCCCATGGCGGGCCTGGCCGCCTGGCGGGTGTATCTCGGGTTGCCGATGTCCGGGGAACGCGCACCCGCGGCTGGGGAGGAGGAGTTCTTCAGACTCGCGGCGCAGGACTACGTGCTCAATGTGGCCGAACCCGTCACCGAGCAAGCAGCGGCGGAGTTCCCGGCCGTGGTCGCCGAACTGCGGCAGCGGCTCTCGGCGGCGGACACCCCGGTCGGTGTGCTCGGTGGTTCGGCGGGCGCGACGGTGGCGCTGGAGGTCATGGCTCGCCAGGACGTGCCGGTCGACGCCGCCGCGCTGGTCAGTCCGGTGACACAGCTGGCGCCCGCGGTAGCGGCGAACGAGCGCAACTACGGAGTGACCTATCACTGGAGCGAGCGGTCGCGCGCGGTCGCGCGGCGATACGACTTCGTGCGCAGAGCCGAGGAGTTGACCGGGCACGTGCTGCTCGTGGTCGGCGAGCGCGACGACATCGCGTTTCGCGAACCCGCCTCGGCGCTGCGCGACGCGCTGGGTGAGCGCGCACGGCTGGTGGTGATCCCGGGAATGGAGCACGCGCTGGCCGAGGAGCCGGGCATCGAACAGGCCCCGCAGACCGAGCATGCGGCGCTCGTGGACGCCGAGGTCACCGAATGGTTCCGCGCGCGTCTTGGATGA
- a CDS encoding ABC transporter ATP-binding protein, producing the protein MSSPSGSAPSLALLPWLRSRLRPHHVTIIGTAALQLVQALGMLYLPTLNADIVDHGVVTGDIGHVLGRGGLMLAATLAQVACAAGATYLGARVAMGLGGDLRAALFAKAETFSVREVHHFGAASLLTRSTNDVQQVQLLVFTTLAMLLPAPFMAAGGIALAAQQDVPLSVVVVVAIPVAVAVIGLLIRRIVPLSRIMQGYLDAVNRVMREQIIGIRVIRAFVRDVHEQRRFAAASTDLMEVGIRMGRLQAYFGATSMLIANLAAVAVVAVGGPRIVDGGLRVGSLIAFLNYLSLILGAVMMGMSVFMMVPRAKVSAGRIDEVLGTGPSLAEPTVPVSPAALRGNLDLAEVTFGYPGAEEPVVRGVDLIARPGQTTAIIGLTGSGKTTLINLAARLLDVDSGAVTVDGVDVRRMDRRTLTATVGLVSQRAYLFSGTIADNLRYGDPGASDDELWHALDVAQAAEFVRAMPQGLGTRVGQGGSTVSGGQRQRLAIARVLLARPRIYLFDDAFAALDNATDAALRAALDREVGDASRVVVAQRVSTIRNAERIVVLDAGRIEAVGTHEELLTSSGTYAQIVRSQLAAREAIA; encoded by the coding sequence ATGAGTTCGCCGAGCGGCTCCGCGCCGTCGTTAGCCCTCCTGCCCTGGCTTCGTTCGAGGCTGCGCCCTCACCACGTGACCATCATTGGCACGGCCGCTCTCCAGCTGGTGCAGGCGTTGGGCATGCTGTATCTGCCAACGCTCAATGCCGACATCGTCGACCACGGTGTGGTCACCGGCGACATCGGCCACGTGCTCGGCCGCGGCGGTCTGATGCTTGCCGCGACCCTGGCGCAGGTGGCGTGTGCAGCGGGCGCGACGTATCTGGGAGCGCGGGTGGCGATGGGGCTGGGCGGTGATCTACGCGCGGCACTGTTCGCCAAGGCGGAGACCTTCTCCGTCCGGGAGGTGCACCACTTCGGCGCGGCATCGCTGCTGACCCGCTCCACCAACGACGTGCAGCAGGTGCAGCTGCTGGTGTTCACGACGCTGGCCATGCTGCTGCCCGCCCCGTTCATGGCGGCGGGTGGGATCGCGCTGGCCGCGCAGCAGGACGTGCCGCTGTCCGTAGTTGTCGTCGTCGCGATCCCGGTCGCGGTGGCGGTGATCGGGTTGTTGATCCGCCGGATTGTTCCGCTGTCGCGGATCATGCAGGGCTACCTCGACGCCGTCAACCGGGTGATGCGTGAGCAGATCATCGGTATCAGGGTGATCCGGGCGTTCGTGCGCGACGTCCACGAGCAGCGCCGGTTCGCGGCCGCCAGCACCGATCTGATGGAGGTCGGTATCCGGATGGGGCGGCTGCAGGCGTACTTCGGCGCTACGTCGATGCTCATCGCCAACCTCGCCGCCGTCGCCGTGGTGGCGGTCGGCGGTCCCCGCATCGTCGATGGTGGGCTGCGGGTCGGGTCGCTGATCGCGTTCCTGAACTACCTGAGCCTGATCCTGGGCGCCGTCATGATGGGCATGAGTGTGTTCATGATGGTGCCGCGCGCGAAGGTCAGCGCCGGGCGGATCGATGAGGTGCTCGGCACCGGCCCGAGCCTGGCCGAGCCCACAGTGCCGGTCTCGCCGGCCGCGCTACGTGGCAACCTGGACCTCGCGGAGGTCACGTTCGGCTACCCCGGGGCTGAGGAGCCCGTCGTGCGTGGCGTTGACCTGATCGCCCGGCCCGGCCAGACCACAGCGATCATCGGGCTTACCGGTAGCGGCAAGACCACGCTGATCAATCTGGCCGCCCGGTTGCTGGACGTAGACAGTGGCGCGGTGACTGTCGATGGAGTTGATGTCCGGAGGATGGATCGCCGCACCTTGACGGCTACGGTCGGCCTGGTTTCGCAGCGGGCTTACTTGTTCTCCGGGACGATCGCGGACAATCTCCGTTACGGCGACCCCGGCGCGAGTGACGACGAGTTGTGGCACGCGCTGGATGTCGCGCAGGCCGCCGAATTCGTGCGCGCCATGCCCCAGGGGCTCGGTACGAGGGTCGGCCAGGGCGGCAGCACGGTCTCCGGCGGCCAACGGCAGCGCCTGGCGATTGCCAGGGTGCTGCTCGCCAGGCCGCGGATCTACCTGTTCGACGACGCGTTCGCCGCGCTCGACAACGCTACCGACGCGGCGTTGCGTGCCGCTCTGGACCGTGAGGTCGGCGACGCCAGCAGGGTGGTCGTGGCCCAACGGGTGTCCACCATCCGTAATGCCGAACGCATCGTGGTGCTCGATGCCGGCCGGATCGAAGCCGTAGGCACACACGAGGAACTGCTCACCAGCAGCGGCACCTACGCCCAGATCGTCCGATCGCAACTCGCCGCCAGGGAGGCCATCGCATGA
- a CDS encoding winged helix DNA-binding domain-containing protein, which translates to MSPELSAQRLRASRLVAQLLTGKAPGDPVTAVTRVVALQAQAPGPARLAVRPRTHRVTAAVVDHACADGRLVRTWAMRGTLHLLAAQDVRWVVGLLGPVFAKAGRRRREQLGLDDATCERALAALQRVLHGSEPLVRADIVARLRDHGVDIDPKTQQPPHLLSYAANTGLICRGPDTQREEPSYVLMDDHVPPVRPMAREDALAELARRYLAGHGPAGVTDFRAWSGLPSGEAKQAFAAIADETATVTAAGEPMVALADTDLDPHGDQDKPVRLLGHFDPFLLGYRDRALVLDAAHAKDVQAGGGFVRPTVLAAGRVVGTWSLKRTGKKAQAVVTPFSRLPRGGREGLEAEAADLARYLGHPVELAVAS; encoded by the coding sequence ATGAGTCCAGAACTGTCCGCGCAGCGGTTGCGGGCGTCGCGGCTGGTGGCCCAACTGCTCACCGGCAAGGCACCAGGCGATCCGGTGACCGCGGTGACCAGAGTCGTTGCCCTGCAGGCACAAGCGCCGGGACCTGCCAGGCTCGCGGTCCGGCCGAGGACGCACCGAGTGACCGCCGCCGTGGTGGACCACGCCTGCGCGGACGGCAGGCTCGTGCGCACCTGGGCGATGCGCGGCACCCTTCACCTGCTCGCCGCACAGGACGTGCGCTGGGTGGTCGGGCTGCTTGGTCCCGTGTTCGCGAAGGCGGGGCGGCGCAGGCGCGAGCAGCTCGGCCTCGACGACGCGACCTGCGAGCGGGCGTTGGCCGCGCTGCAGCGGGTCCTGCACGGCAGCGAGCCGCTGGTGCGGGCCGACATCGTGGCCCGGCTGCGCGACCACGGTGTGGACATCGACCCGAAAACACAGCAGCCGCCGCACCTGCTCTCCTACGCCGCGAACACCGGACTGATCTGCCGCGGCCCTGACACGCAGCGTGAAGAGCCCAGCTACGTGCTCATGGACGACCACGTGCCGCCGGTGCGGCCGATGGCGAGGGAGGACGCGCTCGCCGAGCTGGCGCGCCGCTACCTCGCCGGCCACGGCCCCGCCGGTGTCACCGACTTTCGTGCGTGGTCGGGCCTGCCGTCGGGTGAGGCGAAGCAGGCGTTCGCGGCCATCGCCGACGAGACGGCAACCGTGACCGCGGCGGGAGAGCCGATGGTGGCCCTGGCCGACACCGACCTGGACCCGCACGGAGACCAGGACAAGCCGGTCCGGCTGCTCGGGCACTTCGACCCGTTCCTGCTCGGCTACCGGGACCGCGCGCTGGTCCTCGACGCCGCGCACGCGAAGGACGTCCAGGCCGGTGGCGGATTCGTCCGGCCGACCGTGCTGGCGGCCGGACGGGTGGTGGGTACCTGGTCGCTGAAGCGGACGGGAAAGAAGGCACAGGCGGTGGTCACCCCGTTTTCCAGGCTGCCCCGAGGTGGCCGCGAAGGTCTGGAGGCGGAGGCGGCGGATCTGGCTCGCTATCTGGGCCACCCCGTCGAGCTGGCGGTCGCGAGCTGA
- a CDS encoding ABC transporter ATP-binding protein — protein MTSPQPTLDRPASVSRTASRLVRQMRPDRVRLGLIVALAVVGMGAMVTTPALLGAATDTVITGIRRGKVDFGAVATLLVFTGALAALSWLCTVTQGRLIATVVQRLAFRLRERTDTILARLPLSYFDTRPRGDILSRATNDIDNLAQTVQQLANRLLSSLFLFVGSLVMMLRISWLLAAIAVATLPVVLWTTRAIARRSRPQFARQWAATGALNGHLEEVYSGHSLVTAFGRWPQAKTTFNAHNDDLRATSIRAQFYSGLIAPAMTFLGNLNYVLVAVVGGLRVATSSLSIGDMQAFIQYVMQLNQPITTIASLAGQIQSAFASAERVFDLHDAEPQRPDPVRSQRPATVTGAVEFSGVSFRYRKDTPLIENLSLSVRPGRTVAIVGPTGAGKTTLVNLLLRFYELDAGTITVDGVDITAMSRDDLRTRIGMVLQDTWLCGGTIADNIAYGRPGASREEIVAAASAVHADHLIRTMPDGYDTVIDDEGDSLSAGERQLITIARAFLIDPAILVLDEATSSVDTRTEMLVQQGMTALRRGRTSFVIAHRLSTISDADVILVMHDGRIVEQGDHHELLAADGAYTRLYRAQSAVSPAG, from the coding sequence ATGACGTCCCCTCAGCCGACCCTCGATCGGCCGGCCAGCGTGTCCCGGACCGCGTCGCGGTTGGTACGCCAGATGCGTCCGGACCGGGTCCGGCTAGGACTGATCGTGGCGCTCGCCGTGGTCGGCATGGGCGCGATGGTCACCACGCCGGCACTGCTCGGTGCCGCTACGGATACGGTCATCACCGGAATCCGTCGCGGGAAGGTCGACTTTGGTGCGGTGGCGACGCTTCTGGTGTTCACCGGAGCGCTGGCCGCGCTGTCCTGGCTGTGCACGGTGACGCAGGGGCGGCTGATCGCCACAGTGGTGCAGCGCTTGGCTTTCCGGCTCCGTGAACGTACCGACACGATTCTCGCGCGACTTCCGCTGAGCTACTTCGATACCAGGCCCCGCGGTGACATACTGTCGCGGGCCACCAACGACATCGACAACCTCGCACAAACCGTCCAGCAGCTGGCCAACCGCCTGCTGTCCTCGTTGTTCCTGTTCGTCGGGTCGCTGGTGATGATGCTGCGGATCTCGTGGCTGCTGGCCGCGATCGCGGTGGCGACGCTCCCGGTGGTCCTGTGGACGACCCGGGCCATCGCGCGACGCAGCCGGCCTCAGTTCGCGCGGCAGTGGGCGGCAACCGGAGCGTTGAACGGTCACCTCGAAGAGGTCTATTCCGGACACTCGCTTGTCACCGCGTTCGGCCGGTGGCCACAAGCCAAGACCACCTTCAACGCCCACAACGACGACCTACGCGCGACCAGCATCAGGGCGCAGTTCTACTCCGGGCTCATCGCGCCCGCCATGACCTTCCTCGGAAATCTCAACTACGTACTCGTAGCTGTCGTTGGTGGGCTGCGAGTTGCCACCAGTTCGCTGTCCATCGGGGACATGCAGGCGTTCATCCAGTACGTCATGCAACTCAATCAGCCGATCACGACAATCGCCTCGCTGGCAGGCCAGATCCAGTCCGCGTTCGCCTCCGCCGAACGGGTCTTCGACCTGCACGATGCCGAGCCGCAACGGCCGGATCCGGTTCGCTCGCAGCGGCCCGCCACCGTCACCGGTGCGGTGGAGTTCAGCGGGGTGTCCTTTCGCTACCGCAAGGACACCCCGCTGATCGAGAACCTGTCCTTGAGCGTGCGTCCAGGACGGACGGTCGCGATCGTCGGCCCCACCGGGGCAGGCAAGACTACGCTGGTGAACCTGCTGTTGCGGTTCTACGAACTTGACGCCGGGACCATCACCGTCGACGGCGTGGACATCACCGCCATGTCCCGCGACGATCTCCGGACACGCATCGGGATGGTGCTGCAGGACACGTGGCTTTGCGGCGGCACCATCGCCGACAACATCGCCTACGGGCGGCCGGGCGCTAGCCGCGAGGAGATCGTCGCGGCCGCGAGCGCCGTGCACGCGGACCATCTGATTCGCACCATGCCCGACGGTTACGACACGGTGATCGACGACGAAGGTGACAGCCTGTCAGCCGGCGAGCGCCAGCTGATCACGATCGCCCGCGCATTTCTCATCGATCCCGCGATCCTCGTACTCGACGAAGCGACAAGCTCGGTGGACACCCGCACCGAAATGCTCGTCCAGCAGGGCATGACCGCCCTGCGTCGCGGCCGCACAAGCTTCGTGATCGCCCACCGCCTTTCCACCATCAGCGATGCCGACGTCATCCTCGTTATGCACGACGGTCGCATCGTCGAGCAAGGTGATCATCATGAGCTGCTCGCCGCCGACGGTGCCTACACACGGCTCTACCGTGCCCAGTCCGCGGTGAGCCCTGCCGGCTGA
- a CDS encoding ANTAR domain-containing response regulator, which yields MTETATEANGVVTEPQRRVLVAEDEALIRLDLVEMLREEGYEVVGEAGDGEEAIKLAGDLKPDLVILDVKMPKLDGIEAAAKITGDRIAPVVILTAFSQRDLIERAREAGTMAYLVKPFAKRDLVPAIELAVSRFAELQALESEVAGLTDRLETRKLIDRAKGLLMTNQGLTEPDAFRWIQRAAMDRRTTMKAVAEAVIDNIGK from the coding sequence GTGACCGAAACGGCTACCGAGGCCAACGGTGTCGTCACCGAACCGCAGCGTCGCGTACTCGTCGCAGAGGACGAGGCCCTGATCCGGCTCGATCTCGTGGAGATGCTTCGCGAGGAGGGCTACGAGGTGGTCGGCGAGGCCGGTGACGGTGAGGAAGCCATCAAGCTCGCGGGTGACCTCAAGCCCGACCTCGTCATTCTCGACGTCAAGATGCCCAAGCTCGACGGGATCGAGGCCGCGGCCAAGATCACCGGCGACCGCATCGCCCCCGTCGTGATCCTTACCGCCTTCAGCCAGCGTGACCTCATCGAGCGCGCCCGCGAGGCAGGGACCATGGCTTACCTGGTGAAGCCGTTCGCCAAGCGCGACCTGGTGCCCGCCATCGAGCTCGCGGTGAGCCGGTTCGCCGAGTTGCAGGCGCTGGAGTCCGAGGTCGCCGGCCTCACCGACCGCCTGGAGACCCGCAAGCTCATCGACCGCGCCAAAGGCCTGCTGATGACCAATCAGGGCCTGACCGAGCCCGACGCGTTCCGCTGGATCCAGCGCGCCGCCATGGACCGCAGGACCACGATGAAGGCGGTTGCCGAGGCCGTGATCGACAACATCGGCAAGTAG
- a CDS encoding nuclear transport factor 2 family protein, producing the protein MNDPTTRSPREVFEDRLRLAQQRDFEEGIARNFAPDCVALTGSGVFHGHEGLRRLAEMLADELPTGRWNYRVQLVEGNVAYLEWSEWSADSGDAVVDDGADSFVIADGRVVAQTIHYTVRSPTGDVLIGPDGAPLR; encoded by the coding sequence GTGAACGATCCGACCACCCGTTCCCCTCGGGAGGTTTTCGAGGACCGGCTGCGGCTCGCGCAACAGCGGGACTTCGAGGAGGGCATCGCGCGAAACTTCGCCCCTGACTGCGTGGCGCTGACCGGGAGCGGGGTGTTCCACGGTCACGAGGGGCTGCGTCGACTGGCGGAGATGCTGGCCGACGAACTACCCACCGGCCGATGGAACTACCGTGTCCAACTCGTAGAAGGCAACGTCGCCTACCTGGAGTGGTCCGAGTGGTCCGCCGATTCCGGTGACGCGGTGGTGGACGACGGCGCCGACTCCTTCGTCATCGCCGACGGGCGCGTGGTGGCCCAGACGATCCACTACACCGTTCGGTCGCCGACCGGCGATGTGCTGATCGGCCCGGACGGCGCCCCCCTGCGATGA
- a CDS encoding PadR family transcriptional regulator translates to MSVSRTLLALLEPGPRHGYDLKRAYDGHFAHGRQLAYGQVYSTLSRLLRNGLVEEAGVEHGAGPDRKRYTITDAGVTDVAQWLATPEDPEPYLQNTLYTKVVLALLSGRSAQDILDTQRAAHLKEMRELTRRKKDGDLADQLICDHALFHLEADLRWLELTAARLDQLAKEVRS, encoded by the coding sequence ATGTCGGTATCACGAACACTGCTGGCTCTGCTCGAGCCGGGACCACGCCACGGATACGACCTGAAACGGGCATACGACGGGCACTTCGCGCACGGCAGGCAGCTCGCTTACGGCCAGGTGTACTCGACGCTTTCCCGGCTGCTGCGCAACGGCCTCGTCGAGGAGGCGGGGGTCGAACACGGCGCGGGTCCCGACCGCAAGCGCTACACGATCACCGACGCCGGGGTCACCGACGTCGCGCAGTGGTTGGCCACACCGGAGGATCCGGAGCCGTACCTGCAGAACACGCTTTACACCAAGGTCGTACTCGCGCTGCTGTCCGGCCGCAGCGCGCAGGACATTCTGGACACACAGCGCGCCGCCCACCTCAAGGAAATGCGCGAGCTGACCAGACGCAAGAAGGACGGCGACCTCGCCGACCAGCTCATCTGCGACCATGCCCTGTTTCACCTCGAGGCCGACCTGCGGTGGCTCGAACTGACCGCCGCGCGCCTCGACCAGCTCGCCAAGGAGGTGCGCTCATGA
- a CDS encoding TetR/AcrR family transcriptional regulator, translating into MVEQRGLRERKKVTTRRLLATVALDLFEERGFDNVQVAEIAAAAQVSKKTVFNYFEVKEDLVLGSGKHHITEPATVVRERPPGQTPHAAIREYLLTALAERQPMTGLTDHPDIPRIQRLVRTTPALAVRQMQYREQSRQLLATALVEEGASALSAELMATQILGAQQVVIAEIGRRVSAGEKPDDVYPDAVTVTRHAFRWLERGLGDTLRRPASSGD; encoded by the coding sequence ATGGTTGAGCAGCGGGGCCTGCGCGAGCGCAAGAAGGTCACCACCCGCCGCCTGCTGGCGACCGTCGCGCTCGACCTGTTCGAGGAGCGTGGCTTCGACAACGTGCAGGTCGCGGAGATCGCCGCGGCCGCGCAGGTCTCCAAGAAGACGGTCTTCAACTACTTCGAAGTCAAGGAAGATCTGGTCCTGGGGTCAGGCAAACACCACATCACCGAGCCCGCCACGGTCGTCCGCGAACGGCCACCAGGGCAAACACCACATGCTGCGATTCGCGAGTACCTGCTCACGGCACTGGCCGAGCGCCAACCCATGACCGGGCTGACCGATCATCCCGACATCCCACGTATCCAACGGCTCGTGCGGACTACCCCGGCTCTGGCGGTACGGCAGATGCAGTACCGGGAGCAAAGCCGGCAACTCCTCGCCACCGCGCTGGTGGAGGAAGGCGCATCCGCACTTTCCGCCGAGCTCATGGCGACCCAGATCCTCGGCGCCCAGCAGGTGGTGATCGCCGAGATCGGACGGCGGGTCAGTGCGGGCGAGAAACCCGACGACGTGTACCCCGACGCCGTGACCGTGACCAGGCACGCCTTCCGCTGGCTGGAGCGCGGCCTCGGAGACACGCTGCGCCGCCCGGCATCGTCGGGCGACTGA
- a CDS encoding FtsX-like permease family protein, producing MIRDLLLGLRLAVGGGRMSGQALLRLAMTTFGVALVVAILLPAASANSLADARDAREAARAPITEPQPGVDPLYERGWYVNAGEQQLSATILAPAGPRAPVPPGLDRLPRPGEVMASPSAADFLNSEEGAAVKAHLGGGIVGEVGKAGLNMANDKVVFVGAKASELADDPDMYRVYGFGVAPTSGELDLAVAVLIAPLAVVLLLPLLVFVTTASRMGAAERERRLAALRLVGLSSKQVRRVAAGEALVGAVAGLALGAGLFVALRPLVGDIELFGAQFFAEDFVPPWQLVVLIALLVPGLAVGAAIFGLRHTVVEPLGVVRRGKQRQRRTWWRWTITGVGALTMALTFLFAPHDNPEFVSTALAVGSGLVLIGVAALLPWAVERLVSRLRGGPASWQLAVRRLQLEGGTASRVVSGLVVVLAGSILIQTVVGSVSTNEGGYWEPRQPPAAQLMLEQSETVKVSGLMRDDPAISDVRAVSRTSVAPEGAPDSAIGATIGDCKSLATLAKLGSCADGDVFVVSARAEYGMSSPQPGPVRFVQYPEGSDEPVYGDRWSIPDTAKYIPVEQATLVNSGTVLATPGALGQARVPVPDRDRFLLVWGSGDDRAALTAATEITVGVVSQPRWTVYISPDPSRLTWMSDADSALRTMRSILLMMSLFVLAVAALSLLLLSIEQIAERRRPLAALSASGVPLSVLARGSLWQNAIPVAIGVGLAVVAGLGITWPTLRYAGLEFSLDAGLIGIVCGGAVIAVLAATALSLPMLRQVTKLDGLRSE from the coding sequence ATGATCCGCGATCTCCTGCTGGGGCTTCGGCTGGCCGTCGGGGGCGGCCGGATGTCAGGTCAGGCCCTACTCCGACTCGCGATGACCACGTTCGGCGTCGCCCTCGTGGTGGCGATCCTGCTGCCCGCCGCGTCGGCGAACAGCCTCGCCGACGCGCGAGATGCCCGCGAGGCCGCCCGCGCTCCGATAACGGAACCTCAGCCCGGCGTCGATCCGCTCTACGAGCGCGGTTGGTACGTCAACGCGGGTGAGCAGCAGCTGAGCGCTACCATCCTCGCACCGGCAGGGCCGCGCGCACCGGTGCCGCCAGGTCTGGACCGGCTGCCTCGACCGGGGGAGGTGATGGCATCGCCCTCGGCAGCCGACTTCCTGAACAGCGAGGAGGGCGCGGCGGTCAAGGCGCACCTCGGCGGCGGGATCGTAGGCGAGGTCGGCAAGGCCGGGCTCAACATGGCCAACGACAAGGTCGTCTTCGTCGGTGCGAAGGCGAGCGAGTTGGCGGACGACCCTGATATGTACCGGGTCTACGGCTTCGGCGTCGCGCCGACCTCGGGAGAGCTGGACCTGGCGGTCGCGGTGCTGATCGCGCCGCTTGCGGTGGTACTCCTGCTGCCGCTGCTGGTGTTCGTCACCACGGCCTCGCGCATGGGTGCGGCGGAACGGGAACGCAGGCTCGCCGCGTTGCGGTTGGTGGGCCTGAGCAGCAAGCAGGTCAGGCGGGTCGCCGCGGGCGAGGCGCTGGTCGGCGCGGTCGCGGGGCTGGCGCTGGGGGCGGGGTTGTTCGTCGCGCTGCGCCCGCTCGTGGGTGACATCGAACTGTTCGGCGCGCAGTTCTTCGCCGAGGACTTCGTGCCGCCGTGGCAGCTGGTCGTCCTGATCGCGTTGCTCGTTCCGGGACTGGCCGTGGGCGCGGCGATCTTCGGGCTGCGTCACACCGTGGTGGAACCACTCGGTGTGGTCCGGCGGGGCAAGCAGCGGCAACGCCGAACGTGGTGGCGTTGGACGATCACCGGCGTCGGGGCGCTTACCATGGCCCTGACGTTCCTGTTCGCGCCACACGACAACCCCGAGTTCGTCAGCACCGCGCTGGCGGTCGGCAGCGGTCTGGTGCTGATCGGTGTGGCGGCACTGCTGCCGTGGGCGGTGGAACGGTTGGTGTCGCGGCTGCGCGGTGGCCCGGCATCGTGGCAGCTCGCGGTGCGCAGGCTGCAGCTTGAGGGCGGCACAGCGAGCCGCGTCGTGTCGGGACTGGTCGTCGTGCTGGCGGGCTCGATCCTGATCCAGACCGTGGTCGGTTCCGTGAGCACGAACGAAGGCGGGTACTGGGAACCCCGGCAGCCGCCCGCGGCGCAGCTCATGCTCGAGCAATCCGAGACCGTCAAGGTGTCGGGGCTGATGCGCGACGATCCGGCGATCAGCGACGTGCGCGCGGTGAGTCGGACCTCGGTTGCCCCCGAAGGCGCACCGGACAGTGCGATCGGCGCCACGATCGGTGACTGCAAATCGTTGGCGACCTTGGCCAAGTTGGGGTCCTGCGCGGACGGCGACGTGTTCGTCGTCAGTGCCAGGGCCGAATACGGAATGTCGAGCCCACAGCCAGGTCCGGTGCGATTCGTGCAGTACCCGGAAGGTTCCGACGAGCCCGTATACGGCGACCGCTGGTCCATCCCGGACACCGCGAAGTACATTCCGGTGGAGCAGGCGACGCTGGTCAACTCCGGGACCGTCCTGGCCACGCCCGGTGCGCTCGGTCAAGCCCGAGTTCCGGTTCCGGACCGCGATCGGTTCCTGCTCGTGTGGGGATCCGGTGACGACAGAGCGGCCCTGACGGCAGCGACCGAGATCACCGTGGGCGTGGTGAGCCAGCCGAGATGGACGGTTTACATCTCGCCCGACCCGTCACGGCTGACGTGGATGTCGGACGCGGACAGTGCGCTGCGGACCATGCGCAGCATCCTGCTCATGATGTCGCTGTTCGTACTGGCGGTCGCGGCGCTGTCGCTGCTGCTGCTGTCGATCGAGCAGATCGCGGAGCGCAGGCGACCGCTGGCGGCGCTGTCGGCATCCGGTGTTCCACTGTCGGTACTGGCGCGGGGATCGCTGTGGCAGAACGCGATCCCGGTTGCCATTGGCGTCGGGCTGGCGGTCGTCGCCGGGCTCGGGATCACGTGGCCCACGCTGCGCTATGCCGGTCTGGAGTTCAGCCTGGACGCCGGCCTGATCGGCATCGTCTGTGGTGGCGCTGTGATCGCGGTGCTGGCGGCGACGGCGTTGAGCCTGCCGATGCTGCGCCAGGTGACCAAACTGGACGGTCTTCGCTCGGAATGA
- a CDS encoding ABC transporter ATP-binding protein: protein MSDVLLAASELHKTFGRTAALRGAGVRVHAGEVLAVMGPSGSGKSTLLHCLAGIIAPDSGTITYGGKDMVAMSDAERSALRRTEFGFVFQFGQLVPELTCLENVALPLRLSGMKRKAAEARARQWLERLEVGDLGQRRPGDVSGGQGQRVAVARALVTTPKVVFADEPTGALDSLNGELVMGLLTDAARETSAAVVLVTHEPRVAAHSDREIVVRDGVVKDRELVA, encoded by the coding sequence ATGAGTGACGTGCTGCTGGCAGCGTCGGAGCTGCACAAGACGTTCGGCCGTACAGCGGCATTGCGGGGAGCGGGCGTTCGCGTGCACGCGGGCGAGGTGTTGGCCGTGATGGGGCCGTCCGGCTCGGGCAAGTCCACGCTGTTGCACTGCCTCGCGGGCATCATCGCGCCCGACAGCGGCACGATCACCTACGGCGGCAAGGACATGGTCGCCATGAGCGATGCCGAACGCAGTGCGCTGCGGCGTACGGAGTTCGGCTTCGTATTCCAGTTCGGACAGCTGGTTCCCGAGCTGACCTGCCTTGAGAACGTGGCTTTGCCGCTGCGGCTTTCCGGCATGAAACGTAAAGCCGCCGAGGCCAGAGCGCGCCAGTGGCTGGAACGCCTTGAGGTCGGCGACCTCGGCCAGCGCAGGCCCGGTGATGTTTCCGGCGGGCAGGGGCAGCGCGTCGCCGTGGCCAGGGCGCTGGTGACCACGCCGAAGGTGGTGTTCGCCGACGAGCCGACCGGCGCGCTCGACTCGCTCAACGGCGAGCTGGTGATGGGTCTGCTCACCGATGCGGCTCGCGAGACCAGCGCGGCCGTCGTGCTGGTCACTCACGAGCCGAGGGTCGCCGCTCACTCCGACAGGGAGATCGTGGTTCGCGACGGCGTGGTCAAAGACCGGGAACTGGTCGCATGA